The Geothrix oryzae DNA window AAAAGCGGGAACCAACTCATGGTGACCTCCTGAAGGTGTCGATGAGTCAGCATAGATCTCCAAGGCGCCGATGCCACGAAAAAAATCAAATAACATTACTATATTCTTTACTTAGATACTTCGATCTAGAAGCCGGTCCCCCATAGGGTGACTGCCGGATGCATCGAAAAAAGCCCCGTGGCGGGGCGTTCAACCAGGGGGCTGTCCCTTCCGTCTCAGCCTGTGCTGGTCCGCAGGCCCGGCTGCGCGGCGAGCATGGCCTCATCGCCGCAGGCGGCGACCAGAGACACGAGTTCCGGTTCCAGGCGGCCCGCGGCTGCCAGATGCCCCAGGAAGCCCAGCGCCTGCTCGCGGTCCAGGCCCTTCCGGTAGGGCCGGTCCTGCACCATCGCCTGGAAGATGTCCGCCACGCGGAGGAGGCGGGCCTCGATGGGCAGGGTCCTGCCATCCAGGCGGAAGGGGTAGCCGCTGCCCCCGGGTTCTTCGTGATGGTAGGCGGCCCAGGGGGTGATCTCCTCGAAGCCCTTGATGTGGCGCAGGATCTGATAGGTCTCGAAGCTGTGGGTGTTGATGATCTGCCGCTCCTGCTGATCCAGCGCGCCGGGCTTGTCCAGGATGCCGTCTGGAACCCGGAGCTTGCCCACATCGTGCAGAAGACCGGCGATCTCGATCTTGGCGCAGCTGTCGACGCTCAGCCCCGACCGCTCCGCCAACAGGCGGGCGAGGCCCGCCACTCCCAGGGAATGCTCCGCCGTGAAGGGACTCTTGGCGTCCACGATCCGCGAGAAGATCTCCGCCAGCTGCCGGAGATCCCCCATGGAGGCCTCATAGCTCGTCCCCTGGTCGAGGATGTCCTGGACGAAGGTCTGGACGGAGCGGGGCTCCAGGAGCAGCCAGAACGCCTCGGACCGGGAGGCCTCCAGGAACAGCTCCACCAGCTCGGGGGCGAAGAAGGTCCCGGAACGCTGCTGGATCAGGGTCCGGATCTCCCCGGTGTGCAGGAGCACGGTGCCCGCCCCGTGGAACGGCGCGGCCAGCGCATCGACCCGGTCGGCCAGGAAGATCAGGTTGGCCTGCCAGGCCTGTGAGGGCTCGATCCCGAGGGTGGGGAACTGGTCCCACCGCGTGTGGTGGTGCTTCACCGGCACCGCCAGGGCAGCCAGGGGCGGGAACGCCCGCAGCAGCTCGTAGCCGATCTCGCAGTGCAGCGGAGAACCCACCCAGTCGAACTCCGCCAGGAGGCTGCGGTGGACCTCGGTGGAGGACACGCCGATGTCGTGCAGCAGGCCGAGGTCGAAGAGGAAGGTCGCCTCCGGCTCGCTCATCCCCTTCTGCTTCGCGCACGCGTAGGCCACGATGCCGACCCGCTTGCCGTGGCCGACATCATTCAGGCCGACCAGATCCAGCGCGTCCGAAAGCGCGTAGGTCACATGCCGGAGATCAGCCTTGAGGGGTGCGGTGGGCATGGCGGGTCCGGAATCGGCGGTGCCGGACCTGCATCATGATCCCTTCCCCGCCGCCTGGCGGGAAAACCCAGAGGACCCGGTGGGGATCTGTCCATCGGGTGCGAGCGAATTCATTACAATTCTTTTGAATAAAATAGTTATTCGAGCGTCATCCGCTCCGGATTGAGGCCCGCCCGGGGCACCGGTGCCCGGGCCCGGGTCGCTTCCCCGCTCCGCCTGTGTTTCGATGGATCATGCGCATGCGATGGCTCTGGATCCTTCCCCTGGCGGTGGCTGCGGCCATTTTTTCGCTGAGTGCGCAATCGCAGTATCCGGGCGGCATCCAGCTGCCCCCGCCCCTGGATAAGGTTGCCCACGCCACCGTGTTCGGGGCCCTGGCGCTGGCGCTGGATCTGACCTTGCGGATCACCCGGCCGGACCTGCCCCTGTACCGCCGCCACCTCCTGGTGCTGGCCGCCGTGTCCCTGTACGGTGCTTCGGATGAGTGGCACCAGGCTTTCGTCCCCGGCCGCGCTTGCGAGTTCGGTGACTGGGTGGCCGATACCGTGGGCGGCATCCTGGCCCTGACGGCGGGTTCCCTCCACCTCCTGGTGACGCGGCGCCTGGGCGCCCTGTCCTGGTGGCGGGGCCGGCGGAGGCGACCGGATCCCGCCCGCGACCTCATCCTCGTGGCCGATCCCCACTGGGGCGCCACCCTCACCGGGCTGGAGGCCGCCACCGCCGCCCACCCGGAAGCCGACTGGCTCTTCCTCGGCGATGTGTTCGATGTGTGGGTGGGCCTTCCGGGCATGGAGACCGAGGGTCAGCGCGCCTTCCTCGCCTGGGTGGAGGCCCGCCGCACCGCCGGCCGCTGGGTGGGCCTGTGGCTGGGGAACCGCGAGTACTTCCTGGATCCCCACGCCGCGCGTTTTGACCTGATGGGCGAAGGCATCGGCGGCACCCTCGAAGGGGAGACCCTGGCCTGGGAGCACGGCGACCTCATCAACACCGCGGACCGGCAGTACCGGCTGTGGAACCTGGCCTCGCGCTCGGGCCTGCTGTGGCTGGTGTTCCGCCTCATGCCCGGCGGCACGGCTCGCCGGGTTTCCGCCTGGATGGAGCGGAAGCTCCGCACCACCAACGCCGCCTACAAGCTGGCCTTCCCCCGCGAGGCCTTCCGCGCCGCCGCCGAAGCACATCCCGGCATGACCTTCCTCACCGGCCACTTCCACACCCGCGAAGGGGAGGCCAACGGCCTCGCCCTGCCCTGGGCGCACGAGGGGCAGTTTATGGTGTGGCGCGAGGGCCGGGTGGAGGACCTCTAAAGATTCAGCAGGTCCGCCACTTCGCGGCGCAGCTCGGGAATACCCGTGCCCTTCCCCGCGCTCACCCAGGCGATGTCACTGGCGTGCAGGCCCAGGTCGGCCGCCACATCCTTGCGCTGCTTGAGGGCCTTGCTGGGCTTCACCTGGTCGGCCTTGGTGGCCACGATGCGGTGGGGCAGGCTCTCGGCGCGCAGCCACTCGATCATCTGGTGGTCGAGCTTGGTGGGACCCACTTCCGCATCCACCAGCACGAAGACCATGCGCAGCGTGGCGCGGCCCGTGAGGTAGCCCTCGACCATCTTCTGCCAGGTGGCCCGCTCGGCCGCGGGGCCCGTGGCGAAGCCGTAGCCCGGCAAGTCCACGATCCAGCGGTCGGGGCCGGTGAGGAACACATTGATGAGCCGCGTGCGGCCCGGCGTCTTGGAGACCCGCGCCAGCTGCTTCTGGTTGGCCAGGGCGTTCAGCAGGGAGGATTTCCCCACATTGCTGCGCCCCACGAAAGCCACCTCCGCGTGGCAGACCCCGAGCTTCTTCGCGTCGGCGGCGGAAGTGACGAACTTGGCATCGGTGAGGGGTTGGGCCATGGGAATCCAGTCTGCAGCTTCCAGACTACCGCCAACCACGCCTCAGACTGTCACCAGGCTCGTGGGGGCGGGCTGGTCGAAGGCGATGCGGCCGTGGTCGAGGCCGATGACGCGCTTCTTCATGCGCTGGATGAGGCTCCGGTCGTGGGTGGCCACGATGACCGTGGTGCCCTGGCCGTTGATGCGCTCGAAGAGGGCCATGATCTCCTGGGCCAGATCAGGGTCCAGATTGCCCGTGGGCTCGTCCGCCAGCAGCACCAGGGGATCGTTCACCAGGGCGCGGGCGATGGCCACGCGCTGCTGCTCGCCGCCGGACAGCTGCAGAGGGTAGCTGCTCAGCTTGTGCTGGAGGCCCACCATCTTGAGGGCCCGGAAGGTGCGCTGCTTCTGCTCGGCGGCGCTGACGCCCAGCACCTTGAGCACGAAGGCCACATTCTCGAAGATGGTGCGGCTGCGGATGAGCTTGAAATCCTGGAACACCACGCCCAGTTTACGCCGCAGCAGGGGGATCTCCTTCTCGGGCATGGAGGCCAGCCGGTGGCCCGCCATCTGGATCTCGCCGCTGCTGGGCACCTGCTCGCGGAAGAGCAGCTTCAGCAGCGTGGACTTCCCCGCCCCACTGGGCCCCGTGAGGAACACGAACTCTCCGGCCTCGATGCCGAAGCTCACATCCGCCAGGGCGGTGTGGATGCGGTCGTACTGCTTGCCGACATGGGTGAGGGTGATCATGGAAACCCGACCGTCTCTAGAGGCGCTCGACCAGCATGGCCACGCCCTGGCCGCCGCCGACGCAGAGGGCGGCCAGGCCGAGCTTCTTGTCCTGGTCCTGGAGCAGGTGCAGCAGGGTGACGAGGATGCGGGTGCCGCTGGCTCCGATGGGGTGGCCCAGGGCGATGGCGCCGCCGCGCAGGTTCACCCTGGCGGGATCGATCTCCGGCAGTTCCGCCAGCACGCCCAGGCTCTGGGCGGCGAAGGCCTCGTTCAGCTCGAAGAGGTCGATGTCGGCCAGCTTCACGCCGGTCTTCGCCAGCAGCTTCCGGATGGCGGGAACGGGCCCCAGGCCCATGGTGGCGGGGTCCACACCCGCCTGGGCGAAGCCGAGGATGCGGGCGATGGGCCGGTGGGACTTCGCGGCGGCTTCGGTGGCCAGCACCAGGGCCGCGGCGCCGTCGTTGATGCCGCTGGCGTTGCCGGCGGTCACCGTGCCGTCCTTCTTGAAGGCGGGCTTGAGCTTGGCCAGGCCCTCGGCGGAGGCGTCGGTCTTGATGTACTCGTCGCGGTTGAAGACCGTATCGCCCTTCTTGCCCGCCAGGGTGACCGCGAACACCTCCCGGTCGAAGGCCCCGGCGGCCTGGGCGGCCGCGGCCGACCTCTGGCTCCGGAGGGCGAAGGCATCCTGGGCCTCGCGGGTGACGCCGTGCAGGGCGGCGACATTCTCGGCGGTGATGCCCATGTGGGTGTCGCCGTGCCCGCACCAGAGGCCGTCCTGGATCATGCTGTCGACGAGCTGGGCGTGGCCCATGCGGGCGCCCCAGCGGGCCGCGGGCAGCAGGTAGGGCGCGTTGGACATGCTCTCGGTGCCGCCGGCCACCACGAAGTCCGCATCGCCCATCAGGATGGACTGGGCGCCGAGGGCGACGGCCTTGAGGCCCGATCCGCAGACCTGGTTGGGCGTATGGGCCGGGGTGGCGTGGGGCAGACCCGCCTTGAGCGCCGCCAGGCGGGCCACATTCTGGCCGCTGCCGGCCTGGAGCACATTGCCCAGCACCACATCGCCCACGGCGGCCGGCTCCACCCCGGCCCGGACCAGGGCCTCGGTGATGGCCAGGGCGCCCATCTGGACCGCATTCAAGGGTTTCAGCGCGCCTCCGAAGGAACCGACGGCGGTGCGGGTGGCAGACAGGACATAGGCGGACATGGCGGACTCCCGGGGGGACCTTCCAGGTTAACCTGACTAAACGCCTCCGGCCCCGGAGCGTGAACTTCTCACCCAGGCCCGCCCTGGCTCTTTCTCCCACGGGAGTCGCCATGACCGTTTCCAGCCGCTGGATCCCCCTGTTCTTGGTCGGGAGTGCGCTGCTGGCGCAGGTTCCGCCGCCCCCGCCGCCGCCCGCGCCCCCAGCCCCGCCGGCGCCCATGATCGGCGTGGACCTGCCGACGGGATCCCGCACGGAGCAGCGGACGGAGAAGCTGGCCCAGGGATCGAAACTCTGGGTCAAGAACCGCAACGGCGGCATCCGGGTGACCGGCTGGGAGCGGGATGAGGTCGCCCTCACCGCGCAGATTCGCGACAGCGAGCGGCGCCGGGTGGAGCTCGTGCTCCAGCGGAAGGGCCAGGACCTCGACATCGAGGCGGTCTTCCAGCAGCCTTCCTGGAGCTTCGGCGTCTACATCAGCCCCCGCTGCGAGATGACCCTCCAGGTGCCCCGGAAGCTCATGGGCCACTTCCGCACCACCAACGGCACGGTGGCCGTGGAGAACCTCGAGGGCTACGCCCGCTGTGAGGCCACCAACGGGGCGATCCTCATCACCCGCGTCCGCGGTGAAGTGCATGTCGACACCACCAACGGCCCCATCGAGGGACGCGGCCTGGCCGCCCGCCTCAGGGGCAGCACCACCAACGGCCGCATCGTGCTCGAGGATGTGGAGGGCGGCATCAACCTGGAGACCACCAACGGCAGCATCCGCGCCCGCAACCTGGACGGCTGGGGCGAAGGCATCCATCTCGAGTCCACCAACGGCAGCATCGAAGTCGACCTGGGCAAGGCCACGGGCGACCTGGTCGCCGAGAACAGCAACGGCTCGCTGGACATCAAGGTGGCCGGGGCGCAGGTGATCGAGATCTCCAAGCACAGCGCCCACCTGAAGGTACCCGGGCGGTCGCAGGCGATCCGCCTCGAGACCACCAACGGCAGCATCCGCGTCAAATAGCACCCTCCCGGGCTACCCTGGGGACCATGCGATTCCTGGTCCCGATCCTCGTCGCCATCTCCGGGCTTCTCACCCCCTCCAGCCTGGGGGCTCAGGCTGCGGGCTCAGTTTCTGGCCCGGCCCCCGGCCTGAGTGATGTCCAGGAACGGCGGCTGGCGAACGGGATCCGCCTCCTGGTCGTCGAGCGGCGCGACCTGACGGCCTTCCACGCGACCCTGGTCTTCCGCCGGGGCCGGGCCGAGGAGCCCCCGGCCTTGGCCGGCGCCACGGACCTGCTGGCCCGGGCCCTCTATGGCGCCACCTGGCCCGAGGACCTGGATTCCACCCATGGACCGACCTCTCTGGATGCCCTCCTGCAGCAGGAGGAGGGGCTGTTGGAGGCCCTCCGCCTGGAGCGGCTGCGCCTGCAGAAGGATCCCGCCACGGCCACCCAGGCCCCGGCCCTGGAGTCGAGCCTCCAGGCCCTGCAGGCCACCCTGCGGGCCCGGTTTTCGGCCTCGCCGCTGGCGGACGCCTACGCGGCCAGGGGTGGGCGCCAGACCGCCAGCGCCGGGCCGGATGCCCTGGTGGTGCAGACCGAGCTTCCCACCGAAGCCTTCGAGTTCTGGTGCCGCACCGAGGCCCAGCGCCTGGCCGTACTCCAGCTGAGCCGCTTTTCCGAGGCCCGCTCGGCGCTCATCGCGGACCTTCGGCTGCCCGGGCGTCAGGGCATCGCCCTGCTGCGGGGCGCAGCCCTGCCCGGCCACCCCTATGGCCGCGACCTAGCCGACAACCTGCCGGCGATCGAGGCCCTGCGCCGCTCCGACCTGCGGGCCTGGGCGCGCCATGCCTGCGGCCCGGATCGCCTCATGCTGGTCGTCGTGGGCAGCCTCGGCATGGATGCGGTACGCCCCGTCGTGGAGCGCCACTTCGGTCTCCTCCCAGCCACCAAGGAAGTCGAGGATCCGATCCTCCCGGAGATCCCCGCGGACCTGGGGGACCGGAGGGTCCAGGCCGCCCTGGGAGCGGCCCCCCGCCTGCTGGTGGGCTGGCGCATCCCTCCCCGGGCCCAGGCTGACCACCTCGCGCTCTGCATGGCGGCCCAACTGCTCGGGGGTGGCCGGTCGAGCCGCCTGCCCCTCAAGCTCGTGGCCCAGAAGGCGCTGGCCGAACACACGGAAATCCAGCTGGATGTGCCCGGCGGCCGGCTGCGGGGCCTCCTGGTCGCCGACCTGACTCCGGCCGAGGGGCACAGCCTCGCGGAAGTGGAAGGCGCCTTGCACACGGAGATCCTGCGCCTCCAGCAGGAGCCCATCCCCCTGGACGAATGGCAGAAGGCCCTGGCCCGTCTCGAGGTGGACCACCTCGTCACCCAGGACGACCCCGCCAGCCTGGCCCGGAACCTGGGCCTCGCCTGGGTCGAGGGCGGGGACTGGCGCCTCTCGGACCTGGAGATCCAGCGCCTGCGGACCCTCGGCCCCGAGGCCGTCCAGACCGCGGCACGGACCTGGCTGAGGCCCACGCACCGCACCACCGTCCTGCTGCAACCGGACGCCGACGAGGGCAAGGATCCGCTGGATGCCGAGATGGCCCGGGTCCTGAAGGCCCTGGCCGCCACGCGTATCGAGGATCTCGCCCAGCGCGAGCACCTGGTGGCCGAAGGCCTCCGGCAGCTCCGGATGCTCAATGCCAGCGAGCGCCTCCGCACCCTCAAGCTGCTCGAGGCCCAGCTCGCTCCGGAGAAACGATGAAACCCCTGGCTGCGGCCCTGACCACCGTCTGGGCGACCCTCGCCCTCCCGGGCCTGATCTGGGCCCAGTCCCCCGCGGGCTCCGCCGGCATCCAACGGTTCACCCTGCCCAACGGTCTCCGCGTGGTGCACCTGGAGGATCACGAGCGCCCCCTGGTGCGGATCCGCCTCCAGCTGGACCTGGAGCCCGGCGACGGGCCGCCTGGCCGCCCCGAACTGGCGGTCCTGGCCCTGCGCATGCTGGACCAGGCCGATGCAGGCTCCCTAAAGGCCCAGGACATCGACGAAGCCCTGGAGGGCTCGGGGATCCGTCTGGTCCAGGGGCTGGACCACGAAGGCATCTCCTGGCGCCTGGTGGCCCGGAGCCGGGATCAGGACCGGGCCCTCGGCCTGCTGGCGGACCGGGTGCTCCGGGCGGTCTTCGATCCCTTCGTCCTGGAGATCCAGCGCCTCGCCTGCTGGCGGGAGGCCGGCCGCCTGGACGCCTCGCCCCATGCGCGGCTGCGCCGCGCCCTCGAACCGGAACAGTCCCTCCGCACGCCGACCATCGCCGGTCTGGGCGCCGTCACCCTGGAGGACCTGCTGGCCTTCCGGGCCCGGGCCTTCCGCCCCGATCGGGCCGTGCTGATCCTGCATGGCGACCTGGGCCTGGAACAGGCGAAGCGGCTCGTGCTGCTGAGTTTCGGCACCTGGACGGCCGCGCCCCCGGCACCTCCGGCCTCCGTCGCTCCGGCCCCCAATGCCCCGGCAACCACGACCCCGGCCACACCCAGTCCGGCCGCCACGGAGCCGGGCCCGCTTCTGATCCCCGCGCCCGGCGCCCCCCTGCAGGCCCAGGTCGTGGCCGCCGCCCCCGCTGACCTCGCGCCGGAGGCGGAAGCCCTGCTCATGCTGCTGCTGCCGGAGGATCCCGCCCTCTTCCCCGCGAAGCTGCGGATCGAACCGCCGTGCCTGGTGGCCACGCTGGATGGCGAGACCTCCGCCCGCGCCGCCCGGGCCAGCCTCGGTGCGCGCCTGGAGGCCCTGCGGCGGCGCGGGTTCACCGAGACGGATCTGCGCCGCGCCCGGGCCGCGTGGACCGAGGGGCGGGCCCTGCTCACCCTCCATCCCGAGGCCCGGATCGCCGAGGCGATGAAGGAGATTCGCGGCCGGGCCGTCCGCCCCGCCCGCCTGGAGGCCCTTACCCTGGAGGCCCTGAACGGCGCCCTGCGCCGCTGGCTGGAGCCGGCCCACCTGCGCATCGGCCTGACGGGGGACCCCGAGGTCCTGAAGAAGAATTAAGTCGAGCTAGTCGATGCCGAAGCGCCCCGCGAGGTCCAGGTAGCGGGCGCGGATCCCCTGGATCACGGCCTCCGGGAGGTGCGGCGCCGGGGGCTGCTTGTTCCAATCGGGCAGGGTTTCCAGGTAGTCGCGGAGGAACTGCTTGTCCAGGCTCGGCGGATTCTGGCCGGGCGCCCAGCTGTCGGCCAGCCAGTAGCGGCTGCTGTCGGGCGTGAGCGCCTCGTCGATGAGCAGCAGTTCGCCCGAGATGCTGAGGCCGAATTCAAACTTGGTATCGGCCAGCAGGATCCCCTTCCGGGCCGCCAGCTCGGCGCCGCGCCGGTAGAGGGCCAGGCTGAGATCCCGCAGCCGGGTTGCCAGTTCCGCACCCACGATGCCGGCCATGCGCTCGAAGCTGATGTTCTCGTCGTGACCTTCCTCGGCCTTGGTGGCAGGCGTGAAGATGGGCTCGGGCAACCGGTCCGCCAGGCGGAGTCCCGGCGGCAGCGCCACGCCGCAGACGCTGCCGCCGGCCTGGTATTCCTTCCAGCCGCTGCCGGCCAGATAGCCCCGCACCACGCATTCCACGGGCAGGGGCCGGGTCTTCTCCACGATGACCGCGCGCCCGGCCAGGTCCTTCCGGTGGGCCTCCAGGGCCGCGGGCCAGCCGGGGTGGCCGCGGAAGTGGTTCGGCACCAGATCCTCCGTGGCCGCGAACCAGTAGGACGCCACCGCGGTGAGGAGGCGCCCCTTGTCGGGAATGCCTTCGGGCATCACGCAGTCGAAGGCGCTGATGCGGTCCGTGGCGACGATGAGCAGCTCGGTCCCGAGGTCGTACACATCCCGGACCTTGCCCCGGCGGAAGACGGGAAAGGGCAGGTCGGTGCTGAGCAGGACGGACATGGGACTCCCCGGGGCAAACCCCATCATCGCAAGACCCGGACCGCCAGGCCAAGCAGACGCTGCAGAACCGGGCTGGACCCTCCGCCTTTCAGAGCCATCAACCCGGGTTCAGGCCAGTTCAGGGAGATGCCGCGGCGTGGGTGCGGACCAGTGCAGCCCCCCGGGCAGCAGGGCGTAGCGGTTCATGACGCCCGCCCAGCGGGCCAGCTCCGACTCGCGCACGGTCCCCTCGGGTCCGCTGAGCGGAAGGCCGAGGAACTGGACAAAGTCCTGGACCTCGGCCCCGGAGATGCCCAGCAGCGAGGGCAGTCCATCCAGCCCGTGGAGCCGGTCCCCTTCCGGAGGCGCGAGGAGCCGGTAGTCGAAGGTCTCCCGCAGCACCGAGGCCGTGGCCGCCGGATCCAGCTCCTGGGCGGCGTCCAGGTGGGGGAAGGGATTCCCCCCCATCAGGCCGAGGGCCTGGGCCATGCCGAGGTGGGCCAGGAGGTGGACGGGATGGATCTTCAGCACGGCCTCGAAGGTGGCGCGGGCCTCCTGGGCGCGGCCCAGGCGCAACAGGGCCTCGCCCTGGCGCAGGTGCGCCTCCACGCGTCCGGGCTCCGCCTTGATCCACCGCTCCGCCACCGCGGCCATCTCCTCGGCCATACCCTGGGCCCGGAAGAAGCTGGCCAGGTAGGCGAGGCTGGCCACATCCTTGGGCGCCAGCAGCAGCAGGCGGTCCAGGATCTCGGCGGCGCGCAGGGTCTGCCCCTCCTGATCCAGCCGGTTGGCCCAGTCCCGGAGCACCTCCACCTGCCGAGGCACGGGATGGTTCGGGGTGGAGTGGGCCGGATCGGCGGGATGGAGCAGCTGGGTCCGCACCCACAGGTAGCGCAGGGGATTGCGCCCCTCGGGAGCGGCCAGTTCCTCTTCGATGGCGTGGACGATCGTCTTGAGGCCATGCTCCCAAAGGGGGGGCACCGGCATCTGCACATGGGTCCGCAGCTCGCGGCTGAGAGGGTCCAGGGGGTTCCCCGTCCGGCCCAGGTGGAGCCTGAGACGGATCAACTCGAGGCCGGGGTCGGGGCCGGGCTGGAAGGCCACGCGCAGCGCCAACTCCCCGGTATCGGGGTCGAAATCGTCCAGGATCAGGAAGCGCAGGTGGGCCCGCATCCCTGGAGGGTAGCAAAGTCGCCCGGACCGTACATCCTCGATCCAAAGGAGGTTGACCGGGTGGGGTTCCGGGCCGATGATGCAGTATTCGTCTGATTTGGAGGCTTCCCATGCGAAAGACGCTGTTGTTCGTGCCCATGCTGGCCGTACTTCCAGCCTTCGGTGGCGAGGTGGGCCTCCTGCTGGACAAGCAGGTGGGCAAGGCCCAGGCCGCGTCGGGTGCCCTCGGCACTCAGAAATACGACGCCGTGAGCCCCACGGGTTTCGGCATCCGCGGGGGCTTCGATGTGCTCGACCTCAAGGTGGCCGCCCTCCAGGTGAATGCCACCTGGCACAACAAGACCACCGGCGACCTGACCTATGGCGGCACCAAGTACGGCGAGCTGGAGAACCAGTACTGGGCCGCGGGCGCCATGGTGAACTGGAAGCTCCTCGTCAATGTGGGCGCCGGCGTGGAA harbors:
- a CDS encoding VanZ family protein, giving the protein MRMRWLWILPLAVAAAIFSLSAQSQYPGGIQLPPPLDKVAHATVFGALALALDLTLRITRPDLPLYRRHLLVLAAVSLYGASDEWHQAFVPGRACEFGDWVADTVGGILALTAGSLHLLVTRRLGALSWWRGRRRRPDPARDLILVADPHWGATLTGLEAATAAHPEADWLFLGDVFDVWVGLPGMETEGQRAFLAWVEARRTAGRWVGLWLGNREYFLDPHAARFDLMGEGIGGTLEGETLAWEHGDLINTADRQYRLWNLASRSGLLWLVFRLMPGGTARRVSAWMERKLRTTNAAYKLAFPREAFRAAAEAHPGMTFLTGHFHTREGEANGLALPWAHEGQFMVWREGRVEDL
- the yihA gene encoding ribosome biogenesis GTP-binding protein YihA/YsxC: MAQPLTDAKFVTSAADAKKLGVCHAEVAFVGRSNVGKSSLLNALANQKQLARVSKTPGRTRLINVFLTGPDRWIVDLPGYGFATGPAAERATWQKMVEGYLTGRATLRMVFVLVDAEVGPTKLDHQMIEWLRAESLPHRIVATKADQVKPSKALKQRKDVAADLGLHASDIAWVSAGKGTGIPELRREVADLLNL
- a CDS encoding HD-GYP domain-containing protein, producing MPTAPLKADLRHVTYALSDALDLVGLNDVGHGKRVGIVAYACAKQKGMSEPEATFLFDLGLLHDIGVSSTEVHRSLLAEFDWVGSPLHCEIGYELLRAFPPLAALAVPVKHHHTRWDQFPTLGIEPSQAWQANLIFLADRVDALAAPFHGAGTVLLHTGEIRTLIQQRSGTFFAPELVELFLEASRSEAFWLLLEPRSVQTFVQDILDQGTSYEASMGDLRQLAEIFSRIVDAKSPFTAEHSLGVAGLARLLAERSGLSVDSCAKIEIAGLLHDVGKLRVPDGILDKPGALDQQERQIINTHSFETYQILRHIKGFEEITPWAAYHHEEPGGSGYPFRLDGRTLPIEARLLRVADIFQAMVQDRPYRKGLDREQALGFLGHLAAAGRLEPELVSLVAACGDEAMLAAQPGLRTSTG
- a CDS encoding M16 family metallopeptidase — protein: MKPLAAALTTVWATLALPGLIWAQSPAGSAGIQRFTLPNGLRVVHLEDHERPLVRIRLQLDLEPGDGPPGRPELAVLALRMLDQADAGSLKAQDIDEALEGSGIRLVQGLDHEGISWRLVARSRDQDRALGLLADRVLRAVFDPFVLEIQRLACWREAGRLDASPHARLRRALEPEQSLRTPTIAGLGAVTLEDLLAFRARAFRPDRAVLILHGDLGLEQAKRLVLLSFGTWTAAPPAPPASVAPAPNAPATTTPATPSPAATEPGPLLIPAPGAPLQAQVVAAAPADLAPEAEALLMLLLPEDPALFPAKLRIEPPCLVATLDGETSARAARASLGARLEALRRRGFTETDLRRARAAWTEGRALLTLHPEARIAEAMKEIRGRAVRPARLEALTLEALNGALRRWLEPAHLRIGLTGDPEVLKKN
- the ftsE gene encoding cell division ATP-binding protein FtsE; translation: MITLTHVGKQYDRIHTALADVSFGIEAGEFVFLTGPSGAGKSTLLKLLFREQVPSSGEIQMAGHRLASMPEKEIPLLRRKLGVVFQDFKLIRSRTIFENVAFVLKVLGVSAAEQKQRTFRALKMVGLQHKLSSYPLQLSGGEQQRVAIARALVNDPLVLLADEPTGNLDPDLAQEIMALFERINGQGTTVIVATHDRSLIQRMKKRVIGLDHGRIAFDQPAPTSLVTV
- a CDS encoding M16 family metallopeptidase, with amino-acid sequence MRFLVPILVAISGLLTPSSLGAQAAGSVSGPAPGLSDVQERRLANGIRLLVVERRDLTAFHATLVFRRGRAEEPPALAGATDLLARALYGATWPEDLDSTHGPTSLDALLQQEEGLLEALRLERLRLQKDPATATQAPALESSLQALQATLRARFSASPLADAYAARGGRQTASAGPDALVVQTELPTEAFEFWCRTEAQRLAVLQLSRFSEARSALIADLRLPGRQGIALLRGAALPGHPYGRDLADNLPAIEALRRSDLRAWARHACGPDRLMLVVVGSLGMDAVRPVVERHFGLLPATKEVEDPILPEIPADLGDRRVQAALGAAPRLLVGWRIPPRAQADHLALCMAAQLLGGGRSSRLPLKLVAQKALAEHTEIQLDVPGGRLRGLLVADLTPAEGHSLAEVEGALHTEILRLQQEPIPLDEWQKALARLEVDHLVTQDDPASLARNLGLAWVEGGDWRLSDLEIQRLRTLGPEAVQTAARTWLRPTHRTTVLLQPDADEGKDPLDAEMARVLKALAATRIEDLAQREHLVAEGLRQLRMLNASERLRTLKLLEAQLAPEKR
- a CDS encoding thiolase family protein, coding for MSAYVLSATRTAVGSFGGALKPLNAVQMGALAITEALVRAGVEPAAVGDVVLGNVLQAGSGQNVARLAALKAGLPHATPAHTPNQVCGSGLKAVALGAQSILMGDADFVVAGGTESMSNAPYLLPAARWGARMGHAQLVDSMIQDGLWCGHGDTHMGITAENVAALHGVTREAQDAFALRSQRSAAAAQAAGAFDREVFAVTLAGKKGDTVFNRDEYIKTDASAEGLAKLKPAFKKDGTVTAGNASGINDGAAALVLATEAAAKSHRPIARILGFAQAGVDPATMGLGPVPAIRKLLAKTGVKLADIDLFELNEAFAAQSLGVLAELPEIDPARVNLRGGAIALGHPIGASGTRILVTLLHLLQDQDKKLGLAALCVGGGQGVAMLVERL
- a CDS encoding tetratricopeptide repeat protein, whose protein sequence is MRAHLRFLILDDFDPDTGELALRVAFQPGPDPGLELIRLRLHLGRTGNPLDPLSRELRTHVQMPVPPLWEHGLKTIVHAIEEELAAPEGRNPLRYLWVRTQLLHPADPAHSTPNHPVPRQVEVLRDWANRLDQEGQTLRAAEILDRLLLLAPKDVASLAYLASFFRAQGMAEEMAAVAERWIKAEPGRVEAHLRQGEALLRLGRAQEARATFEAVLKIHPVHLLAHLGMAQALGLMGGNPFPHLDAAQELDPAATASVLRETFDYRLLAPPEGDRLHGLDGLPSLLGISGAEVQDFVQFLGLPLSGPEGTVRESELARWAGVMNRYALLPGGLHWSAPTPRHLPELA
- a CDS encoding phosphoribosylaminoimidazolesuccinocarboxamide synthase — encoded protein: MSVLLSTDLPFPVFRRGKVRDVYDLGTELLIVATDRISAFDCVMPEGIPDKGRLLTAVASYWFAATEDLVPNHFRGHPGWPAALEAHRKDLAGRAVIVEKTRPLPVECVVRGYLAGSGWKEYQAGGSVCGVALPPGLRLADRLPEPIFTPATKAEEGHDENISFERMAGIVGAELATRLRDLSLALYRRGAELAARKGILLADTKFEFGLSISGELLLIDEALTPDSSRYWLADSWAPGQNPPSLDKQFLRDYLETLPDWNKQPPAPHLPEAVIQGIRARYLDLAGRFGID
- a CDS encoding DUF4097 family beta strand repeat-containing protein; translated protein: MTVSSRWIPLFLVGSALLAQVPPPPPPPAPPAPPAPMIGVDLPTGSRTEQRTEKLAQGSKLWVKNRNGGIRVTGWERDEVALTAQIRDSERRRVELVLQRKGQDLDIEAVFQQPSWSFGVYISPRCEMTLQVPRKLMGHFRTTNGTVAVENLEGYARCEATNGAILITRVRGEVHVDTTNGPIEGRGLAARLRGSTTNGRIVLEDVEGGINLETTNGSIRARNLDGWGEGIHLESTNGSIEVDLGKATGDLVAENSNGSLDIKVAGAQVIEISKHSAHLKVPGRSQAIRLETTNGSIRVK